In Amblyomma americanum isolate KBUSLIRL-KWMA chromosome 8, ASM5285725v1, whole genome shotgun sequence, the DNA window CGAAAGATTAAGTGTTTCACATATAGTGCTACTTCAGATGGTACAGCAGCACGCCTCTGCCATACAGCTGCCCTGGAACGCACTTGCACATTGAGAAGGGGCAACAGTGTATGCCAGGCTTACCCGAGacatatagaaaaaaaattaaatagaaAGAGAAACATATCATCCCAAGAAACAATCAATATCTAGATAATCCTACATCATGTAAGTTAATGGTTACAAGTTGTTTTTCAATAACCAAGAATAAATGAACACATGCTGACACAGTTATCTTAAGTTTTCAGCATATGTCATGGCAGTAAGCCAAGGTTTGCCCCATCTTTGAACAGGGGAAAAACCAGCAGATAATAAAActaaaatgaaaatcggtttctgaggaaaggaaatggcacagtcaTAGTGTCATAACTTGGTGGACACACAAaccatgctgtaagggaagggaggaaggtgatgTGAAAGAAGAGCAAGGTGTGTTATAGTTGAGGGGTTCacaataatttggaccacctaaGGGCCTCCCTatttcctcttcttttttcatttattgcttTCTTATTGCCTGGTTCTTAGCTGCCTCCCTGCATCTCCAACTACTGACACTGTGTGACAATCCCTGCTGCATCGACACAGCCTATTCTCATTATAGTTTGCGATGCAGGGTGCAGGAGGAACAGAGGATTTTGGGGATAACTGTTGTACAGGATGTACAGATAAATATCTATTtcaaacaaagcaaaacaaggaGAAAACAGGCCATTCATCAAAAAGGTCACATACAATAGCCACCACTCTTGTCTGTTGCAGGCTCTATTGTCAACTTCACTGCCTCAGTCGCAATTACTGTCAACTTTGCACTACAGTCAGTTTCCATTCCCTGTGCCAACCGTATAGTGCTAGCGCAGCGGTGCTGTTTAAATTTTTGCAATACTATCAGTTCTTCAAGCTTCTTTTGCTCTTGGTGGACATTGCAATAGTCCACCATGGTGCAGCTGTTACAACACGTGTTATGAACATGGCTCCTGCCACATATACTAGGCAAGAAAGAAAATCTAGCAGTGACAGTGCTGTTACGCTCCATTACATGTTGTTGGCAAGACGAAGCCCTGTGCATTGGAACCACAGGAATTGCGATTAACCACTACTGTGGCTAAAATAAGCATCTTTAGGACCCCGAATAGAGGTCCGACACTCCACTAGCCAAAACGTAGAACGTTAGCATTGCTGGCTGGACATAAAGCTGTGCCCAGAGAAAAAATACACAATAATATAAAAGCAAACGGTGCCCAATAGAACCTAACAATGGGCATGGGAAGCCCAGTACCACGGCCACTTGATGCAAACAGTACAAAATGTTTGGTCATTTTACATATGGTGTAGCTGTGTACTGGCACGGCCGCTTGATGCAAAAGCTCGAAGCTTTGCATCAAGCGGCCGTGCCAGTACACAGCTATACCATATGTAAGCTTTTGCATCAAGCGGCCGTGCCAGTACACAGGTACACCATATGTAAAATGACCAAACATTTTGTACTGTTCGAAGCTTTTGCATCAAGCGGCCGTGCCAGTACACAGCTACACCATATGTAAAATGACCAAAAATTTTGTACTGTTCAAAGCTTTTGCATCAAGCGGCCGTGCCAGTACACAGCTAGACCATATGTAAAATGAACATTTTGTACTGTTGCTCTTTTGCCTGACAATTGTACACTACAATGTTTTCTTCCCATCATCAGGTCCTCAAAGTGCCTTTCCCATACTTCCTTTCTCACTGTGAAAAGGTTAGTGATTTCTTTTTCGAAACGTGCGCATGATCAAGCAACTATAACAGCAAATACACCAGCGCCGCGCCTCAGCAATGACCGCCTTTGGGAAGCAACGCTCAAATATTAACTGGCGTTTATACTGCACTATTTCCACACAATCCAAACAAACAAGTAGCACTAATTCCACAGGCACACCTTAACGCGCGTCTGCTGACTGACCAACGGGTGCAGCTCATTTTCCCGAGCGCCGCACACATGCTGACAAAAGCTGCGTTGCTAAGAGTACCGGCGCAACACGTCATGCGCGTTGCTAGGCGACGCGAACACAGCTGAGATATTCAAAGGCTCCGCGCGCGACTCAGGTTTTCGCAACGTAGCGACTAGCGCGCCGTGAAATGTACTATCGGGATGGCATAGTAGCCATGGAGTCGTTGAAGAACGCATCACGCAAGACAAGACTCTTGGCTCCTTTTTCCACCGCCGAGGGAAAGGAGTGATGAAAAGAGctgtgttcgcatttctttccatagcCCCTGTAGTCCGACTGTGCCGTTGGACACTGCTAAAGTTGTATGCAGGCGCTACTTTGAACAGACTGGAAGGAGAGTCGACGGCCAATTGCCATCAGACTTCTCGCTTGCACCAGTCCCAACAAAGGGAGGAAAACAGGTATGGCGAGGTACACGCTTTTATTATAAAAGCGACAACGTTGTGACGCATGAAGACGAACTGCCACTATGTACAGAGCACacgcagataatttagcgaagtcCGTGACGTCTTCATGAAAGGTGAAGATGAATATTTACAGATGCGAGCCCCTCGGGTGGCCGGCACCGGGTGAGACATGAGGGCGACACTTTGTGATGAACATGAGGGGATGACGTAGGGGGGAAGCGCCTTACGTGCAGAGGCTACTTGTAGCCGCACCGCGCTTGTGATGAGGGCGATGAATGGAGACGATGAGTGCCGTAGCCGTGGATGAAGGGACGGCCAGATTACTTCTTCGCTGCCGCCTTCTTGGGGGTAGCCTTCTTGGCGACCTTGGGCTTCTTCGGGGACTTCGCCTTCTTGGGTGACTTGGGCTTCTTCGCAACCTTAGGCTTGGCCGCGGCGGTCTTGGGCTTTGCTGCCTTCGGTGCCTTGGGCTTGGCGGCCTTCTTGGCGGGGGACTTGGCTAACGTGGTCTTCATTATAACCTTCTTGGGCTTCGCCACTCCGGCCTTCTTGGGACCACGCTTAACAGGAGACTTCTTAGGTCCAGCTGCAGCTTTGTCGGCGAGGCGGAAAGACCCGGACGCACCCGTGCCCTTCGATCGCTTCAGCAGACCAGATTGGACGGCGCGCTTGAGCGCGAGCTTCAGGTGCGTGTTGACCACCTTAGAGTCCTTGCCGACGTCATAGTGGCTCATGATGTACTTGTGGATGGCCTGGCGAGAAGAACCGCCGCGCTCCTTCAGGGCCTCGATGGACTTCTTCACCATCTCGGTGTACTTGGGGTGGCTGGCGGGCTTCTTCGCCTTCTTGGGGGCGCCGGCAGTTGACTTGCGGCCCTTGGCCTTCGGCGTGGGTGGAACGGCGGGCTTGACCTCGGCATCGGACATGACGGGAGCTGGAAGGTGATCCGTACCTGAACAGCGGACGAGAACCTTAGCGAAGGTAGGTGGCGGGCGACGAACGCACAGCGGCAGGAGCGAACTGCACAGCAGCGGAACGAGAGAGCGAGTGATGAAAACCGAGGGAAGCGGCAGCTTTTATAGGGAGCGCGCGGACGTCGCGGAAGACTACAACAATATCTCGTGCTGCCGAGCGCCGCAAATGCCGCCGCTCGAGTTTGAGATTGTGTTTGTTGTGCCAAAAAAACGGTTTGTCTTGTATCACCCGCTTGCTACACTAGTGAAAAAATTCGCGAAACATGTAGCAGGACTATCGGACGAAACCTGGGTAAAGTATCCCCGCGGTGCGACGCCGGAAAATTAGTAAACAAAGAGTTTTTCGCCGCACCGGTGGCGGCGAGATTGTGCTAATTCCGCAGTTCGGACCTCGACGTTCGCGTCTCATCACATCGGGCCGGCTGAAAAGCATCGAGAAGTAAAATTCAATGATCCCTTTATTTGTTTCAACCGTCTGCCTCGTGTATCACCACGAGAACACAGCGTAAGAAGCGACAGAAAATAGCCGGGGAAGCACAAATTTGCTCCGAACCGCCATGTTgacagcttcgctggccgctggcGACGTTCGCTTTTTCCGCATTTTCGACAACTTTTCGGTGGAGTTACACCGTGCAAATTGTAACGAAGCTCGGTATAGTGTGGTTTTATATTTTGGCACACGTTTCATGCCATTTATGACCAGTTTGGGTGAGCGGCGAGCAAAAATTGAGACCGGCCTCCCCGGAGCAGTCTCCCAGATTTGTGACGTAGATCGTCGCATAGAACGCGATCGCCGTCGCACAGGTCCGACTTTTCGGGGCTTTTTAACCACATGTTCGGGAGTGTTTCACTGCAATGTGTGCGGGTAACTCGAGGAGCATTTCTTTTGCACTCCGTGGCAAAGTTTTGGCGCCTGAAGTGCCAATTAAAGAGAGAAAACTTAGCTCGACGACTCGCGTCCCATGTATTGCTACGGCGCAAAAGTGCTTGCGCTGTGTTTTGGCCACTTTTTGGCATTCAAGGGACCGTCGTATTTAGGGGTCTACGAGGGCTTGCAAAACGTGTGCTACGCACAGACAGTCTCACAGGAGGCACCCACGGAGTGACTGCAGCAGAAATTGGTGCTTTGCGAATGCTGCGCCGTGGTATTTGACAGTTTCTCTTCGGGTCATAGCAAACAGCTGGGCGTGGTGGGCGCTTGGTTGAAACACGTTACTAAGCGTTCAGCGGACGAGAGTTGTACAATTTGAATTCGATTATAGCGTTAATTTAATCGCCCTTCTTCAAGCTTTTGCTAGTAACACAGGCGAGTGTTTGAAATTAGAGCTTGAGTGAAGTGAAGAGTGTTTAGATTTGGATGCGCTTGCGCGTTAATACTTTCTGTGGCGCCAGGGCGGTATGAGCCTCGGTGTGCTTGTCTGTGAGATTTGCATCATAGCTGCCTCGCCTGTTAACTGCTAAAACTGAACACGttaatgcattttttttgcacaatTACTGACAAGACAGTTTTATACTCCATTAAGTTTGTCAATAGATATATTCGCATGTACTGTTAAAATCTCTTCTATTTTGACCGTGCAAAGCTTGTTTATAAAATACTGAACTCATTACAAAACTGTTAAACTGCAGATAGATAGTTTTCATGCAGTTTATGCTGCACTTGGCACAGTCGAGCTGTGGCTTGCAGTTATAAATACATGCATGCTTGCATGCCAGCTCGAATTTGGGCAATCCATCGCTGTATGTCAAGACGCAGCAAGGTGACTTCGTTAAAGGCAGTTAACGCACAATGGAAGAGCTTGATTTTTATTTAGATTGCTTAAACTATATTCAATGCCTATATTATAACTATATATATTCAAGaaatggacacacacacacacacacgcatgcacacaccaCTGATCCCCCCAGACCTATAGGGACTAATTTCCTGCTTAATACCACGGCAGAGTAAACTGATGCTGTATAAGCATAATCCCGTTTCAGTCAATTTTAAACCACTGGTTTAACAGTGTACAACTTGCATTTCTGGTCATTTTGTTGTGATATTTGTTGTGATATTCAGTCATGACACTCAAGCACATGGTTTGTGTCTGGTCACTGGGAAATTTGTACACTGCATGGCATCTCCATGCTAAGCGTGGAACCAAATTCAGGCCACAAGCAGAATTCAGAGCATTTGAACGAAAACACACTCCTGTACGTATCCAATGAATCTACAAAAGAAAATTAAATTAAATCATTTTGatataatttacagcagcacttTGTCCAAATGTGTGTCGATCGCTGTTTGTGTAAATTGCTAACTGACAGTAAGTAGAGGCGATAAAAAGCCTAATGTAACCGAATAAAATCCCAACATCTGAAACCCATAAATTactctttttttatatatatataataatgcACATCCACTACAATGTGCACTTCCTAATGCGGTAGCACCCACCGGTACAAATGATTCCATTCTTTGGTGTGGTTTCGATATGTTTAAATGGATTGCTTTTCAGGTGTAAACAGTAGGAAACAACCATCAGGGCACAAAAAGATAATGCGCCAGAAAGCGAGCTGACATATTTCAAATGATGTCCTTTTATATTACTTGTTTTGATAGATGCAAGCACAAACTTTGCATAGATGCATTTCTTTTCTAAGTTAATGGCTCATTCTTTTTGAAAGGAGAGTCTATTAATACACACGAAACCTGCTGTAAGCCATGTTAATTCAATAGATGGGTTCGGTATTTGGgcgatttctctttttttttccacatggACTGAATTTTTTTGCACATATATGATGCGCTGATATGAACAGAACAAAATTAAAACTtagctgttatatatatatatatatatatatatatatatatatatatataaatcaccAACCACCTGTGCTCCCTTTTTCCTTTGGAGTTCTTTCTGTCAAGCGAAAATACTATCCATAAATAGGCTGCTGCTTGAAGCAGCTGCCTTTATTCCAGGTGGGCAATTATGTATTCATAAGCTGCACGCCGAGAGCATAAAAATGCAACGTGAAAAGGATTTTTCCCAACTTCTTGCCAAAATGCATTGCAAGTCCTGAATTACGAGCTTAGCCAAACATTCACCGCTGTACTACAATTTTGCTGGATATTGATTTGTATCAGTCAATTTCTGCTAACCCACCCATGGAGTGTAACGCACCCCCGAGCACATTATGTTCCCCCCTTTGTTATGAAATCTGCCACAGCGATTCCACAGCCCTCAAACGATTGTTTTTTGCTCGCGTGTTGCAACATCTCGTCCTTCCATAGTTAGAGTTTTGTTTTTGTAATAACTACACCTGCTTACTCATTGGCGTCACAATTAGTCATCCACTTAGCAATTAGTCCCCAAAACATTTCCACAAAATCCTTCGAAATCGACGCAGTACGGAAATAGCGGCCTTTTTTGTTCGTTACAGCGAGGATTTCGCTACAACCGTCCGAGCCCAAATATATTGCCCTAGCGTTCCtggacacacacaaaaagaaaataagctACGACGCACACATTACCTCAGGCAGCGAATTACTGCAGGTCTCCCGCCTAAGGTTACCAAGTACCAAACGATGTCCGCTGTGCGTACCACTATGCAATACGTAGGAAAATTACTGTTACTTCAGCCCCGAAGGAATTAGACGATTAACCAAACTTACGATGGCGCTGGtcgaaccgttttttttttctgtgattacTTTTAAACTGGCACATTGTGCAAGCAAGCAAAGCACAACGATGTAATGGCGTTGATGCCGGTGGAAAAAATATTATTCCCGAAGCGAGCTCGCCACAAACATAAATCACAATCTCTCGAACGTGAATTCAGTGCTGTTCGCGGCGCACCGTCCGTGCTGCTCGATGCACTTAACAGATGAAAGCACTAATTTTGGAAAATGCGCCGCGATTGCTCAAGCCGCACTGGCCGCCTAGCAACGCGCGCACCCAACGCGATCAGCTGTTCTCCACGACGGGTCGAAAGCAGCACTCGTGTTGCACCTTTCGACACCGCACGAAAGACTGATTCGCCTTAGCCGCGTACTCCGGCACGGCACTGTACGAAAATCACGCGACTTCACCGTTTCTTCTAGGATCCCCAGAACAACGGTTCCCTCAGTGACGAAAATGTGGCCCAAAAAGGAACGCGGACAAGTTCGCGCCGTTATAATACGTTGAAGCCAACACGAAAAGCGAAATTTTCCCGCGTCAATCAATGCCCCAGGATCCCAGCAACAGACAGAAAACGCACATAAAGTGTTCCTCAACGTCCGTGATATCTGTCTAGCGAAAGGAACTTAGACGTGAGATGAAATAACCACCGAAATATCGCCAGCGAGTTACGGCGATCGGGAACCGTGCGACGATCAGCACACAAATCTGGGTGAAGGTTCCGGGGAGGCCGGTGCCGATTTTTGCTTGCCGCTCGCTCAGACTGGCGTCAAACGCCATAAAACCTATGCCGAAACGTGGCGTGCTAACATTTCCAGGTTCAGTAAAGTTTCTGTGGAGAAAATCCGCAGGAAAGTAGCCTAAAACATGAAAAATCCTCGGCACGCCAGGCCCCGGCGAAGCTACCAACATGGCGGGTCAGAGGAAATTTTGTGTTTCCTCGGACGTTTTCTCTCGCGCTTTGCGGTGCGTTCGCTTCGCAAATCGCGAAGCCACAGCTCGCAACGCATAGTGGGATTATTGGATCTCGCTTAGAAATACTTGTCAGCCCGCCGCAAGCGACGGGGCGCAAATAGCGAGGCTCGAACCGTGCGACCACCACGATCTCGCAACCGCTGGATCGTCGGAGAAGAGCGTTTTTAAAAACTTGCCGGTCTCGCAACGCGACGAAACTCGGCACGATGATAGTTCGATGCCTCTACTACGAGCTGCGTACGTTTTTGAGCCCGCGGCGACGCGCGCTGAGTGTGCGAGCGGCAGTTTTTATAGACAAACAAGCACAGACTGGTGCACAGCGGCGGCATCAGCTGGGCTCGGCGGCGCGGGCTGCGTGGTCTTCTCGGCGGTCCGCGCGCTGCCTCGAAGAGGAAGAGGGGGAGGATCTGCTCTCTCGGAAGAGCGGCCGCGTGGtacagcgttttcttttttttttttcgtttttcttctgtttttttttgtttcttctgggTACTCCATGACTTAAATAACCAGGCAATATATGAAACAATACACAAAGGCAGATTTTACTATTACACAGGTTGCATTGCAACTACaacctgttttcatttttttggccCGGGCGTAGTTTTATGTTGCAGATGACACCCGTTAAATCAAACTCGTTTAATTCGAACTAACGTATTGGGGCCGTCAGTATGAAGTGTATTAAAgatccgcttaattcgaactacGCGTTAATTCCTTTCGAGCTTGAATTCGGGATTTCACGCCAATAATAGTAACGTACGAAACAATACACAAAGGCAGATTTTACTATTACACAGGTTGCATTGCAACTACaacctgttttcatttttttggccCGGGCGTAGTTTTATGTTGCAGATGACACCCGTTAAATCAAACTCGTTTAATTCGAACTAACGTATTGGGGCCGTCAGTATGAAGTGTATTAAAgatccgcttaattcgaactacGCGTTAATTCCTTTCGAGCTTGAATTCGGGATTTCACGCCGATAATAGTAACGTACGTGTATGggggatacaaaaaaaaaaaaacagcacttttTATGGCCTCTACAACGCGCTTTTTCCGGCCCTGTAAAGGTGCTTGTGTGGGCTTTGTTTTTATCTTTATTGTCCCCGTATTTATGTGTTATTCTTTTAATGTAATCATGTCGCTAATTGGTATTTCGAAAATGTCCCTTTTGTTTTTGCACGGAAGAATAGAGCAATTAGCCCATATTGGATCATTCCTACGTGTGTCTAGATCACTTCTAAATTTGAGTTATCTGCAATAAACATGTTGAATTGAAGACGCTGATGCAAAAGATTCTAGAACATCGCGCGTTCTTGTTGACGTATTTATGTGTTACTCTTTTAATGTAATCATGTCGCTAATTGGTATTTCGAAAatgtccttttttgttt includes these proteins:
- the LOC144101670 gene encoding histone H5-like, producing the protein MSDAEVKPAVPPTPKAKGRKSTAGAPKKAKKPASHPKYTEMVKKSIEALKERGGSSRQAIHKYIMSHYDVGKDSKVVNTHLKLALKRAVQSGLLKRSKGTGASGSFRLADKAAAGPKKSPVKRGPKKAGVAKPKKVIMKTTLAKSPAKKAAKPKAPKAAKPKTAAAKPKVAKKPKSPKKAKSPKKPKVAKKATPKKAAAKK